From Candidatus Poribacteria bacterium, one genomic window encodes:
- a CDS encoding NADH-quinone oxidoreductase subunit L yields the protein MVVPLISIILLCPLAAFAIFGLLGLTKRSFPRQDYLSTAAMLIGFACSLLLLREVVPNPEAHTVKWISLGSITFSMGFYLDSVTVIMLIVVTLVSSLVHIFSMGYMHGDPRYPRFFAYLSLFSFSMLFLVVSDNLLGIYIGWELVGLCSYLLIGFWFEKDSAANACKKAFLTTRVGDVGMFIGMMMLFTKFKTLSLYGEGGIFALATSLNTGDMVWLSIAGVLIFCGAVGKSAQVPLHTWLPDAMEGPTPVSALIHAATMVAAGVYLTARMFPILTETSSLVIAYIGGITAIVAATIAIVRFDIKRVLAYSTVSQLGYMMLGIGVGSYVAGLFHLTTHAFFKALLFLGSGSVIHAFHAMHAHAHDDEHDHANEDHDAHEHEHGDADTHGHEHEHGDHDLVHAHGSEIPPDQDMRNMGGLRHKMPITFVTMLIATLSISGVPFIFSGFWSKDKILAGVLGRAMEWNSVHHYILFIIALSAAGITAFYMFRLIFMTFFGEPRNQEMHDMAHESPLSMTVPLVVLAILSFPVVNTLWFNKDYVKPPQQPHLHAPVHAQVSPDTKTDGAGFALSLFGVSEAVAAEEDTGHETHADDGHHGPAHTIAMVLSIIVAGLGILLSWLFYHRRTLSAESVANSFRPLYNLFWHKYYFDEFYDGVLVALTVWKARLFAQFDGSVVDGIVNGVGVVTRDILAAFTGAFDNRVVDGIVNRVAQVTWAVGGRIRRIQTGAIQTYLFVVLAGIVLLILIFRAL from the coding sequence ATGGTTGTTCCTTTAATAAGTATCATCTTACTTTGTCCCCTTGCTGCCTTTGCTATCTTTGGGCTTTTGGGCTTGACGAAACGGAGTTTTCCCCGACAGGATTATCTGTCAACAGCAGCAATGCTGATCGGGTTCGCTTGTTCCCTTTTGCTCTTACGGGAAGTCGTACCCAACCCGGAAGCACATACTGTTAAGTGGATTTCACTCGGCAGTATTACGTTCTCTATGGGCTTTTACTTGGACAGCGTGACCGTAATCATGCTGATTGTTGTCACACTCGTCAGTAGTCTCGTCCATATCTTCTCTATGGGGTACATGCACGGTGATCCGAGGTATCCGAGGTTCTTTGCCTACCTATCGCTTTTCTCCTTTTCGATGCTCTTTCTGGTTGTCTCGGATAACCTACTCGGCATCTATATCGGTTGGGAACTTGTCGGGCTTTGCTCCTATCTCCTCATCGGTTTTTGGTTTGAAAAAGATTCCGCTGCGAATGCGTGTAAGAAAGCATTTCTGACAACGCGTGTCGGTGATGTCGGCATGTTCATCGGCATGATGATGCTCTTCACCAAATTTAAGACGCTTTCGCTCTACGGAGAAGGTGGTATTTTTGCCCTCGCTACGAGTTTAAACACCGGCGATATGGTATGGCTCTCCATTGCGGGTGTCCTCATCTTTTGTGGTGCAGTCGGTAAATCCGCACAGGTGCCTCTGCATACATGGCTGCCCGATGCGATGGAGGGTCCCACACCTGTCAGTGCTTTGATTCACGCTGCCACGATGGTTGCTGCTGGCGTTTATCTCACCGCCCGGATGTTCCCGATTTTGACAGAAACCTCGTCTCTCGTCATCGCATACATCGGTGGTATTACCGCGATCGTCGCTGCGACGATTGCTATCGTTCGTTTCGATATTAAACGGGTTTTGGCATACTCTACGGTGAGTCAGCTTGGGTATATGATGCTTGGGATTGGCGTTGGCAGTTATGTCGCAGGACTCTTTCACCTCACAACGCACGCCTTCTTCAAGGCATTGCTGTTTCTCGGTTCGGGAAGTGTGATTCACGCTTTCCACGCGATGCATGCCCATGCGCATGATGATGAACACGACCATGCAAATGAGGACCACGATGCACATGAGCATGAACATGGCGACGCGGATACACACGGACATGAGCATGAACACGGCGATCACGATTTAGTCCATGCACACGGTTCCGAGATCCCGCCCGACCAAGATATGCGGAACATGGGTGGACTCCGCCACAAGATGCCGATTACCTTCGTCACAATGCTCATCGCGACGTTGTCTATCTCCGGTGTGCCGTTTATCTTCTCCGGGTTTTGGAGTAAAGATAAAATTTTAGCGGGTGTGTTGGGACGGGCGATGGAATGGAACTCCGTACATCACTACATCCTGTTCATAATAGCACTCTCCGCCGCAGGGATTACAGCGTTCTACATGTTCCGCCTAATCTTTATGACCTTTTTCGGCGAACCGCGCAACCAAGAAATGCACGACATGGCACACGAATCGCCACTATCAATGACCGTGCCTCTCGTCGTCTTGGCAATACTGAGCTTTCCCGTCGTGAATACACTCTGGTTCAACAAAGACTATGTAAAACCACCACAACAACCACATCTGCATGCCCCGGTGCATGCGCAAGTCTCGCCGGACACCAAAACAGACGGAGCAGGCTTCGCCCTATCACTCTTCGGTGTTTCCGAAGCAGTAGCAGCTGAAGAAGACACTGGACATGAGACACACGCAGATGATGGGCATCACGGGCCCGCACATACGATTGCGATGGTGCTATCTATCATCGTTGCGGGATTAGGTATACTCCTCTCATGGCTGTTTTATCATAGGCGAACCTTGTCTGCAGAGTCGGTGGCGAACTCGTTCCGGCCCCTCTACAACCTGTTCTGGCACAAATACTACTTTGACGAGTTTTACGACGGTGTACTGGTTGCACTGACGGTGTGGAAAGCACGACTTTTTGCCCAATTCGATGGGAGTGTTGTTGATGGTATCGTTAATGGTGTCGGGGTTGTAACACGAGATATCCTCGCTGCCTTCACTGGTGCTTTTGACAACCGCGTCGTTGACGGTATCGTCAACCGCGTTGCTCAGGTTACATGGGCAGTCGGTGGAAGAATCCGTCGTATTCAGACCGGGGCGATCCAAACATATCTTTTTGTTGTGCTGGCTGGAATTGTATTGCTAATCTTAATTTTTCGGGCGTTGTAG
- the nuoK gene encoding NADH-quinone oxidoreductase subunit NuoK, whose amino-acid sequence MTLQHYLVISAILFTLGIFAVLTRRNAISILMGIELILNSCNLNFAAFSRFMTPPEDISGQVIAIFGIVLAAAEAAVFLAIILAIYREFGSIRPNEVDTLKG is encoded by the coding sequence ATGACCTTACAACACTATCTCGTTATCAGTGCTATTCTATTTACACTCGGTATTTTTGCTGTCTTAACTCGGCGGAACGCCATCAGTATTTTGATGGGCATTGAACTTATTCTTAATTCATGTAATCTGAACTTTGCGGCGTTTTCGCGTTTTATGACACCACCGGAGGACATCAGCGGACAGGTTATTGCGATTTTTGGGATTGTGCTCGCTGCAGCGGAGGCTGCTGTCTTTTTAGCGATTATCCTCGCTATCTACCGAGAATTCGGTAGCATACGTCCGAACGAAGTGGATACCTTGAAAGGTTGA
- a CDS encoding NADH-quinone oxidoreductase subunit J has product MDFTLKTFIFYGFAFLTIASALVVVTVRNIVHAAFSLMVTLFGVAGLYVFLQADFLAATQVIVYVGGILVLILFGVMMTSGRLEMRIHIERGQLLLGGIIAVALLMLLLTVIANTPAWKNLIDDGTELPPTTERIGALILNGQFLLPFEVVSVVLLVALIGAALISRKEVRE; this is encoded by the coding sequence ATGGATTTTACACTTAAAACATTTATTTTTTACGGGTTCGCGTTCTTGACGATTGCCTCAGCACTCGTTGTCGTCACGGTGCGAAACATCGTCCACGCGGCGTTCTCACTCATGGTAACGCTCTTTGGCGTTGCCGGGCTTTATGTCTTTTTGCAGGCTGATTTTCTTGCCGCAACACAAGTGATCGTCTATGTCGGTGGCATACTTGTTCTCATCCTATTCGGTGTTATGATGACAAGCGGACGCTTGGAGATGCGCATTCATATTGAGCGCGGGCAGCTCCTCCTTGGAGGTATTATTGCTGTGGCACTCCTCATGTTGCTCCTCACCGTTATCGCGAATACACCGGCATGGAAAAATCTCATCGATGATGGTACCGAACTACCACCGACGACCGAGCGTATTGGCGCGCTGATTCTAAATGGACAGTTTCTACTGCCGTTTGAGGTTGTTTCCGTGGTACTCTTAGTGGCATTAATCGGTGCCGCCCTGATTTCCCGAAAGGAGGTTAGGGAGTAA
- a CDS encoding 4Fe-4S binding protein: MDKYIRNIYRGVYTVLVGMRVTIRQFFEPNVTHQYPYEHDYEKKRNVREIPKGYRGQLYNRTEDCIGCKKCEMICPVDCIVIDATKLPKGEQLWDSMNVIHLKDGREIIGIIEGDDKKVKSADAITVTNLTSRQGPQEVIDRLEPSADENRTQTFSGDEISRIVTRNPVVFYLDKFDIDMSLCMYCGLCTEVCPTECLTMKDTLEGIEYSKFDRSDLIFSFDKQEMYEK, from the coding sequence ATGGACAAATACATACGAAACATCTACAGAGGCGTTTATACCGTTCTCGTGGGAATGCGAGTGACAATCAGACAGTTCTTTGAACCGAATGTCACACATCAATATCCCTACGAACACGACTATGAAAAGAAACGGAACGTCCGGGAAATTCCGAAGGGGTATCGCGGGCAGCTCTATAATCGCACTGAGGACTGTATCGGATGCAAAAAGTGCGAGATGATCTGTCCGGTCGATTGCATCGTTATTGATGCCACTAAACTCCCGAAAGGTGAACAACTTTGGGATAGTATGAACGTGATTCACCTCAAAGATGGACGCGAAATCATCGGTATCATTGAGGGTGATGACAAAAAGGTAAAATCAGCAGACGCAATAACCGTCACGAATCTCACCTCTCGGCAAGGCCCCCAGGAAGTCATAGACCGCCTTGAACCATCAGCCGATGAGAACCGAACGCAAACCTTTTCGGGCGACGAGATATCGCGAATCGTTACGCGAAACCCTGTCGTTTTTTACCTGGACAAGTTCGATATTGATATGTCCCTCTGTATGTATTGTGGACTTTGCACCGAAGTCTGTCCGACAGAGTGCCTTACGATGAAAGATACGCTTGAAGGCATCGAGTATTCCAAATTTGATCGATCAGACCTTATCTTTAGTTTTGATAAGCAGGAGATGTACGAGAAATAG
- the nuoH gene encoding NADH-quinone oxidoreductase subunit NuoH, whose protein sequence is MSDFRAMFAGFPNFNISESFFPNIGLQDGLNWAEEFIQNVVIPRLPEAVAAHFPVEVGTVLIMFACAGIFVAVVPLLPLVLVLAERKVAARFQNRTGPMRVGPWGTLQTLADGVKLIFKEDYIPPQGDKFLFLLAPYIIFACSFAVFAGIPFGQNILVSDFNIGIFYIMAISSVIVMGVIMAGWSSNSKWSLLGSLRSAAQIVSYEIPLGLSILTIVMLVESLSMPEIVSSQSNGIFSWLIFRTPFTFIAFFIFFISSIAEVNRTPFDLPEAESEIVAGFHTEYSGMRFALFFIAEYANMFAVSAIAVTLFLGGWEGVLPGYDILGGFPGFVIKTLALVFLMMWLRWTLPRLRVDQLMNLCWKYFIPIAFFNILGTGIWGLIFPEDTLVSIIISCAIIYIGLICAYTIAGRTLAQKPEPQPS, encoded by the coding sequence ATGTCGGATTTTAGGGCTATGTTTGCAGGTTTCCCAAATTTCAATATATCTGAAAGTTTCTTTCCCAATATAGGGTTACAGGATGGACTCAATTGGGCGGAGGAATTTATACAGAATGTTGTGATTCCGCGACTACCGGAAGCGGTTGCTGCGCATTTCCCTGTGGAAGTAGGCACAGTCCTCATAATGTTTGCATGTGCGGGTATTTTTGTTGCGGTCGTTCCACTACTCCCCTTGGTATTAGTGCTTGCAGAACGCAAAGTCGCCGCCCGTTTCCAGAACCGAACGGGTCCCATGCGAGTTGGACCGTGGGGGACACTTCAAACATTAGCCGACGGTGTCAAACTCATCTTCAAAGAGGATTATATTCCGCCACAAGGTGATAAATTCCTTTTCCTGCTTGCCCCCTACATCATTTTTGCCTGTTCCTTTGCTGTCTTTGCGGGAATACCCTTTGGTCAAAACATCTTAGTGAGCGATTTTAATATCGGCATCTTTTATATCATGGCGATCTCCTCTGTCATTGTCATGGGCGTGATTATGGCGGGCTGGTCCTCGAATAGTAAATGGTCTCTGTTGGGTTCCTTGCGCTCCGCCGCCCAGATTGTCAGTTATGAAATTCCACTCGGTCTCTCTATCCTGACGATCGTGATGCTTGTGGAAAGTTTGAGCATGCCGGAGATTGTATCAAGTCAATCCAATGGTATTTTCAGTTGGCTTATTTTCCGAACACCTTTTACCTTTATCGCATTCTTTATCTTCTTTATTTCTTCTATTGCTGAGGTGAACCGGACCCCCTTTGATTTGCCCGAAGCCGAATCTGAAATTGTTGCTGGTTTCCATACCGAGTATAGCGGGATGCGCTTCGCGCTTTTCTTTATTGCTGAATACGCGAACATGTTCGCTGTGAGTGCAATTGCCGTGACGCTTTTCCTCGGTGGTTGGGAGGGTGTCTTGCCGGGCTACGATATTCTCGGTGGATTCCCCGGCTTCGTTATCAAAACGCTCGCACTCGTCTTTTTGATGATGTGGTTGAGATGGACGTTGCCGCGCCTACGGGTAGATCAGTTGATGAATCTGTGCTGGAAGTACTTCATCCCGATTGCCTTCTTTAACATCTTAGGGACCGGCATTTGGGGACTCATCTTCCCAGAGGATACTTTAGTTAGCATCATCATCAGTTGCGCGATTATCTATATCGGGCTTATCTGTGCTTACACGATCGCTGGACGGACACTCGCGCAAAAGCCAGAACCACAACCGAGTTAG
- a CDS encoding NADH-quinone oxidoreductase subunit D, whose amino-acid sequence MIELKPFADEMVVNMGPQHPSTHGVLRLELKLDGEIVREAIPHIGYLHRCFEKHSENLSYPQIIPFTDRMDYVAAMNQNWGFCLAVEKLLEADEKREFEVPERAEYLRVLICELNRIASHLLSFGTYGMDIGAFTPFLYAFRDREKLLLLFEKVCGARLTYNYIRIGGVSEIIPLEPGSIAEQTFLDEIEEFLDYFEPLIDEYNELLTKNSIFSERTMRVAVMSAEMALSYGATGPNLRGSGVDWDLRRDEPYSIYDRFDFDVPVAVDVPELGAVVGDCWSRYKVRMDEMKQSVRIVRQILAEGLPGGPVMADLKAVRPPKGEIYFRSEAPRGELGFYIVSDGTPKPVRLKGRSPCFSALSALQELSRGLMVADIIAIIGSIDIVMGEVDR is encoded by the coding sequence ATTATAGAACTAAAACCGTTCGCCGATGAGATGGTGGTGAACATGGGACCTCAGCATCCAAGCACACACGGTGTGTTACGTTTAGAATTGAAACTGGATGGTGAGATAGTCCGGGAAGCGATTCCACACATCGGTTATCTGCATCGCTGTTTTGAGAAGCACTCCGAAAATCTTTCCTATCCGCAGATTATTCCCTTTACCGACCGGATGGATTACGTGGCAGCAATGAACCAGAATTGGGGGTTCTGCCTCGCTGTTGAAAAGTTATTGGAAGCGGATGAAAAGCGTGAATTTGAGGTACCGGAACGGGCGGAATACCTACGGGTGCTTATTTGCGAATTAAACCGTATTGCGAGCCACCTCCTTTCTTTCGGAACTTACGGGATGGATATTGGGGCATTTACGCCTTTTCTTTATGCCTTTCGCGATCGCGAAAAGTTACTCCTCCTTTTCGAGAAAGTGTGCGGCGCACGGCTCACCTATAACTACATCCGCATCGGTGGTGTCTCCGAAATCATCCCTCTGGAACCCGGTTCCATTGCCGAACAGACTTTCTTGGACGAGATTGAAGAATTTCTTGATTATTTTGAGCCGCTGATTGACGAATACAACGAACTCCTGACAAAAAACAGCATTTTCTCGGAACGGACGATGAGGGTTGCTGTCATGTCGGCGGAGATGGCGCTGAGTTATGGCGCAACGGGTCCTAACCTTCGTGGTTCGGGTGTGGATTGGGATCTCCGGCGAGATGAACCCTACTCCATCTATGACAGATTTGACTTTGATGTGCCTGTTGCTGTGGATGTTCCAGAATTGGGCGCGGTTGTCGGTGACTGCTGGAGTCGATACAAAGTGCGTATGGATGAGATGAAGCAGTCCGTACGGATTGTGCGACAGATTTTAGCAGAGGGGTTGCCCGGTGGTCCCGTGATGGCAGATTTAAAAGCTGTCCGTCCACCGAAAGGTGAAATCTATTTCCGCAGTGAAGCACCGCGTGGTGAACTCGGATTCTACATTGTCAGTGACGGCACTCCGAAGCCTGTCCGTCTCAAAGGACGTTCTCCCTGCTTTAGTGCTTTGAGTGCGCTACAAGAACTCAGTCGAGGTTTAATGGTGGCAGATATTATCGCAATTATCGGCAGTATTGATATTGTGATGGGAGAGGTTGATCGGTAA